The proteins below are encoded in one region of Bifidobacterium catenulatum DSM 16992 = JCM 1194 = LMG 11043:
- a CDS encoding LacI family DNA-binding transcriptional regulator: MAYRATLKDVAAAAGVSVTTVSLVLNNRPARVSEEKRRVIADAAKKLNYVPNQSARSLVTKQSQLVALIVPDIENLFFAAFAKCVEDECAAQGYSLIVANSDDSRATEHELLQRLPARGVDGVMLIPARESCAGDAVGRLREDVALVSCPVVLIDRLTQCGWCDAVGFDNYLGGRLAAQYLLEGGHTRIGIVTGDIAELSAAERRRGFVDAIEQSGKHFDSALCAEGDYRFGSGYRAADQIIDGGATAVFCCNDVMALGFRQRMAERGLRVTEDMQVIGYDNILKRFGLGWRMTTVEQSVTDLAAACWDMLRGRIDVSVHTKSGVDSVAARPWLSDPQVEVLTPKLVQAACS; the protein is encoded by the coding sequence ATGGCGTATCGTGCGACACTGAAGGATGTGGCCGCTGCCGCAGGGGTGTCTGTGACGACGGTTTCGTTGGTGTTGAATAATCGTCCTGCTCGCGTGTCCGAGGAGAAGCGCAGGGTCATTGCCGATGCGGCGAAGAAACTGAATTATGTGCCGAATCAGAGTGCGCGAAGCTTGGTGACCAAGCAATCCCAGTTGGTGGCGTTGATTGTGCCTGATATTGAGAACTTGTTTTTCGCGGCGTTTGCCAAGTGCGTGGAGGATGAATGCGCTGCGCAGGGGTATTCGCTGATTGTGGCCAATTCCGATGATTCGCGTGCTACTGAGCATGAGTTGTTGCAGCGTCTTCCGGCTCGTGGGGTGGACGGTGTGATGCTGATTCCGGCGCGCGAGTCCTGTGCTGGCGATGCTGTTGGGCGGTTGCGTGAGGATGTGGCGCTTGTGTCGTGCCCTGTGGTGTTGATCGACCGTTTGACTCAGTGCGGTTGGTGTGATGCGGTTGGCTTTGATAATTATCTTGGCGGCCGTTTGGCTGCCCAGTATCTGTTGGAGGGTGGTCATACTCGTATTGGTATTGTCACCGGCGATATTGCGGAGTTGAGTGCCGCGGAGCGTCGTCGTGGTTTTGTGGATGCTATCGAGCAGTCGGGAAAGCATTTTGATTCTGCGTTGTGTGCTGAGGGGGATTACCGTTTCGGTAGTGGCTATCGTGCTGCTGATCAGATTATTGATGGCGGTGCGACTGCCGTGTTCTGCTGCAATGATGTGATGGCGCTTGGTTTTCGTCAGCGTATGGCGGAGCGCGGGTTGCGCGTTACTGAGGATATGCAGGTGATTGGTTACGACAATATTCTCAAGCGATTCGGGCTTGGTTGGCGTATGACCACCGTTGAACAGAGCGTGACTGATCTGGCTGCCGCTTGTTGGGATATGTTGCGTGGGCGGATTGATGTTTCGGTTCATACTAAGTCCGGTGTGGATTCGGTGGCTGCTCGTCCGTGGCTTTCCGATCCGCAGGTTGAGGTGCTTACGCCGAAATTGGTGCAGGCGGCCTGCTCGTAA
- a CDS encoding nucleoside hydrolase — MKKMILDLDTGVDDALAISYALGSPEAKLIGITGTYGNVFVEQGVRNALAVTDLLGHPEVKVYQGLPHSSTTDHFEVLPISAFIHGDNGIGDVDIPDSNRSVETESAVDFIIDAVKTYGKDLVYVPTGPMTNIEAALKKAPEIKDEIGQIVLMGGALTVPGNCNACMEANISQDPEAADYLFRSGAPTTMIGLDVTLQTLLTYKETQQWRDLGTKAGRFLADMTDFYIKAYETTSPHLGGCGLHDPLAVGVAVDPTLVTTLDINMKVDVEGPTRGRTIGDETRLNNPVKTMKVAVGVDVPRFLNEFMTRISGLATKAE, encoded by the coding sequence ATGAAAAAGATGATTCTCGATCTTGATACCGGTGTTGATGACGCACTTGCCATTTCGTATGCCCTGGGAAGCCCGGAAGCCAAGCTGATCGGCATCACCGGTACCTATGGCAACGTGTTTGTCGAGCAAGGTGTGCGCAACGCATTGGCCGTGACCGACCTGCTCGGCCATCCGGAAGTCAAGGTGTATCAAGGTCTGCCGCACTCCAGCACCACCGACCACTTCGAAGTGCTGCCGATCTCCGCATTCATCCACGGCGACAACGGAATCGGTGACGTGGACATCCCTGATTCCAACCGTTCCGTCGAAACCGAATCCGCGGTCGACTTCATCATCGACGCAGTGAAGACCTACGGCAAGGATCTCGTCTACGTGCCGACCGGACCGATGACCAACATCGAAGCTGCACTGAAGAAAGCTCCGGAAATCAAAGACGAAATCGGCCAAATCGTGCTCATGGGCGGCGCGCTGACCGTACCTGGCAACTGCAACGCCTGCATGGAAGCCAACATTTCGCAGGATCCGGAAGCCGCCGACTACCTGTTCCGTTCCGGCGCTCCGACCACCATGATCGGCCTCGACGTAACCCTGCAGACCCTGCTCACCTATAAGGAAACCCAGCAGTGGCGTGACCTCGGCACCAAGGCCGGCAGGTTTCTGGCCGACATGACCGACTTCTACATCAAGGCCTACGAAACCACGTCCCCGCACTTGGGCGGCTGCGGACTGCATGATCCGCTCGCCGTCGGCGTGGCAGTGGACCCGACCCTCGTCACCACCCTTGACATCAATATGAAGGTCGACGTGGAAGGCCCGACCCGCGGACGTACCATCGGTGACGAAACCCGTCTGAACAATCCAGTCAAAACCATGAAGGTGGCAGTCGGCGTTGATGTGCCGCGCTTCCTGAACGAATTCATGACCCGCATCTCCGGACTCGCAACCAAAGCCGAATAA